The Bacteroidota bacterium genome has a segment encoding these proteins:
- a CDS encoding CTP synthase, producing the protein MKKAKYIFVTGGVSSSLGKGIISASVAKLLQARGYSVTIQKLDPYINVDPGTLNPYEHGEVYVTEDGAETDLDLGHYERFLNVPTSQANNITTGRIYQSVIEKERRGDYLGQTVQVIPHITDEIKYRIKLLGNTGKYDFIITEIGGTVGDIESLPYIESVRQMRWEMGNSCLVILLTLVPYLAAAGELKTKPTQHSVKTLLESGVQPDIIVCRTERHLTEGLREKIALFCNVEVSSVIESIDAETIYEVPLLMLYEKLDIEVLRKTNMSLKRKPDLKKWQEFLNRLKHPSGEVNVALVGKYIELKDAYKSIVESLIHAGTVNNCKVNIIRVHSENIDSDKIGQIFSGLDGILVAPGFGSRGIEGKIMAIQYAREQRMPFFGICLGMQCAVIEFARHVLKMTDAHSTEMDNRTNYPVIDMMETQKKISGMGGTMRLGAYPCNIEKNSKIFSIYRTNNIMERHRHRYEFNNKYLKEFRNAGMIPSGINTKDDLVEIIELKDHPWFIGVQFHPEYKSTVANPHPLFVGFIRAAKEYRKTAGRLIE; encoded by the coding sequence ATGAAAAAAGCGAAATATATTTTTGTAACCGGTGGAGTGAGCTCTTCGCTGGGCAAAGGGATTATTTCAGCATCCGTAGCCAAATTACTGCAGGCCAGAGGTTATTCGGTAACTATTCAAAAACTTGACCCCTATATAAATGTTGATCCCGGAACACTAAATCCCTATGAACATGGAGAGGTTTATGTTACAGAAGATGGCGCCGAAACCGATCTTGACCTTGGACATTATGAACGTTTCCTGAACGTTCCAACATCTCAGGCTAACAATATTACTACCGGCAGAATTTATCAGTCAGTAATAGAAAAAGAACGTCGTGGCGATTATCTGGGACAAACTGTTCAGGTTATCCCTCATATTACTGATGAAATAAAATACCGGATTAAATTATTAGGTAATACAGGTAAATATGATTTTATCATTACCGAGATTGGAGGAACTGTTGGTGATATTGAATCGCTGCCTTATATTGAATCAGTCAGACAGATGCGATGGGAGATGGGTAACAGCTGCCTGGTCATACTTCTCACTCTTGTTCCATATCTGGCAGCAGCAGGAGAGCTAAAGACCAAACCTACTCAACACTCTGTTAAAACCTTACTTGAATCAGGTGTTCAACCAGATATCATAGTTTGCCGCACTGAACGCCATCTTACGGAAGGACTTCGTGAAAAAATCGCCCTGTTTTGTAATGTTGAAGTTTCATCTGTAATTGAATCCATCGATGCCGAAACTATTTATGAGGTTCCTCTTCTCATGCTCTATGAAAAACTTGACATTGAAGTACTGAGAAAAACCAATATGTCACTAAAAAGGAAACCAGATCTTAAGAAGTGGCAGGAATTCCTTAACCGGCTAAAACACCCGTCAGGAGAAGTCAATGTGGCCCTTGTCGGGAAGTACATCGAATTAAAAGATGCATATAAATCTATAGTTGAATCGTTAATCCATGCCGGTACAGTAAACAATTGCAAGGTCAATATCATCAGAGTACATTCTGAAAACATTGACAGCGATAAAATTGGTCAAATATTTTCTGGACTTGACGGAATCCTTGTTGCCCCAGGTTTTGGTTCACGAGGTATCGAAGGTAAAATTATGGCAATTCAGTATGCACGGGAACAACGTATGCCCTTCTTTGGTATATGCCTGGGTATGCAATGTGCAGTCATTGAGTTTGCACGTCATGTTCTAAAAATGACTGACGCTCATTCCACTGAAATGGACAACCGGACTAATTATCCTGTTATCGACATGATGGAAACTCAGAAAAAAATCTCCGGCATGGGTGGTACAATGCGACTTGGGGCTTATCCTTGTAATATTGAAAAAAATTCGAAAATATTTTCTATTTATAGGACCAATAACATTATGGAACGTCATCGGCACCGCTATGAGTTCAATAATAAATATTTGAAAGAATTCAGGAATGCCGGTATGATCCCTTCCGGAATAAACACAAAAGATGACCTGGTCGAAATTATTGAACTGAAAGATCATCCGTGGTTTATTGGTGTGCAATTTCATCCTGAATATAAAAGTACTGTCGCTAATCCTCATCCCTTGTTTGTCGGTTTTATCCGTGCTGCAAAGGAATACAGGAAAACTGCAGGGAGATTGATTGAATAA
- a CDS encoding glyceraldehyde-3-phosphate dehydrogenase → MDDFCQTPQSNKYFQYDEILGKWITDEMAGFEFENIVGKLFYEKSIELIIFRSQLFDRSSSVILFKHEYSANTVGKPLSIHDSLILAKAIYQLDIPPARIDIGRLNYEWTLERQNFKDAKEFVAFKLKDIIGKHPAYSRPKDVVLFGFGRIGRLLAREIIIQGNGTQLRIRAIVTRSTKPEDISKRIALVRHDSIHGPFRGIAFENIDEQTIYLNGHIIKMLSSSSPEEIDYTAYGIHDALMIDNTGIYSDRDGLGRHLKAKGISNVLLTAPAKGDIPNIVYGVNHLNVDIDGEKIFSAASCTTNAVVPVLKVIEDKLGIVKGHIETVHSYTNDQNLLDNFHRKSRRGRSAPLNMVITSTGAASAAAKVIPSLKGKLTANAVRIPTPNVSLAILILDIINKTSLDEVNLIMKDAALHGELVEQIRYSSSTEVVSSDVIGDPVAGVYDSPSTKVSEDGHTIVLYIWYDNEFGYTCQVMRLAKYLAKVEGYKYY, encoded by the coding sequence ATGGATGACTTTTGTCAAACCCCTCAGTCCAATAAATATTTCCAATACGATGAAATTCTTGGTAAATGGATAACCGATGAAATGGCCGGCTTTGAATTTGAAAACATCGTCGGCAAGCTTTTCTATGAAAAATCCATTGAACTGATAATTTTTAGAAGTCAGCTTTTCGACAGGAGTTCTAGTGTTATTTTGTTTAAGCACGAATATTCTGCCAACACCGTTGGTAAACCTCTTAGCATTCATGACTCCCTGATTCTAGCCAAAGCCATCTATCAGCTCGATATCCCGCCTGCCAGGATTGATATCGGCAGACTGAATTATGAATGGACACTGGAACGGCAAAACTTTAAAGATGCAAAAGAATTTGTTGCATTTAAATTAAAAGATATCATCGGGAAGCATCCTGCATATTCACGTCCAAAAGATGTCGTCTTATTTGGCTTTGGCCGCATTGGACGTTTGCTTGCCAGAGAAATCATTATCCAGGGAAATGGTACCCAGCTGAGGATCAGGGCTATTGTGACCAGAAGCACGAAACCTGAAGATATTTCCAAGCGTATCGCTCTTGTCCGGCATGATTCCATACATGGACCATTCAGAGGTATCGCATTTGAAAATATAGACGAACAAACCATTTACCTGAATGGACATATTATCAAGATGCTTTCATCCTCTTCACCCGAAGAAATTGATTATACCGCTTACGGTATTCATGATGCATTAATGATTGACAATACTGGCATTTACAGTGACAGAGATGGGCTTGGACGTCATCTGAAAGCCAAAGGAATCAGTAATGTTCTCCTTACCGCACCGGCAAAGGGTGATATACCTAACATCGTTTACGGAGTGAACCACCTGAATGTGGATATTGATGGAGAGAAAATCTTTTCAGCAGCTTCCTGTACTACTAACGCGGTGGTGCCTGTACTGAAGGTTATTGAAGATAAGCTCGGCATTGTCAAAGGCCATATCGAAACTGTTCATTCATATACCAATGACCAGAACCTGCTGGATAACTTCCACAGAAAATCCCGACGGGGCCGTTCAGCACCCTTAAATATGGTGATCACATCAACAGGCGCAGCATCAGCAGCCGCCAAAGTCATCCCAAGTCTGAAAGGAAAACTCACCGCAAATGCAGTCCGTATCCCCACACCCAATGTTTCTCTGGCTATTCTTATACTTGATATAATAAATAAAACATCTCTGGATGAAGTTAATTTGATCATGAAAGACGCCGCTCTTCATGGCGAACTTGTAGAGCAAATCCGTTACTCCAGCTCCACAGAGGTTGTGTCGTCAGATGTCATCGGCGATCCAGTTGCAGGTGTATATGATAGCCCTTCAACAAAAGTATCTGAGGACGGACATACGATTGTTCTCTATATCTGGTATGATAACGAATTTGGATATACGTGCCAGGTGATGAGATTGGCCAAATATTTGGCAAAAGTCGAAGGATATAAATATTATTAA
- a CDS encoding RNA polymerase sigma factor RpoD/SigA, translating into MRQLKISKSITNRETASLDKYLQDIGKEGMITAEEEVELARRIKTGDQNALEKLAKANLRFVVSVAKQYQNQGLSLPDLINEGNLGLIKAAKRFDETRGFKFISYAVWWIRQSVLQAIAEQSRIVRLPLNQVGSLNRIKKESSRLEQKYERIPSANEIAESLEIPAYKIDAALKISTKTISVDAPLTHDEDVNFLDMYINEEQPVTDSGLMRESLAKEIQRSLSTLSEKERDVINLYYGIGMNHGLTLEEIGAKFDLTRERVRQIKEKAIRRLKHASRSRLLKAYLGQ; encoded by the coding sequence ATGAGACAGTTAAAAATTTCAAAGTCAATAACCAACCGTGAAACAGCTTCTCTTGATAAATATCTTCAGGATATTGGGAAAGAGGGGATGATTACAGCTGAGGAGGAAGTTGAATTAGCTCGTCGGATTAAAACGGGTGATCAGAATGCCTTGGAAAAATTAGCCAAAGCGAACCTGCGTTTTGTTGTTTCTGTTGCAAAGCAATATCAGAACCAGGGTTTGAGCCTTCCTGATCTTATAAATGAAGGCAACCTGGGATTGATAAAGGCTGCCAAACGATTTGATGAGACACGAGGATTTAAGTTTATTTCTTACGCTGTATGGTGGATCAGACAATCTGTTCTTCAGGCTATTGCTGAACAGTCACGAATAGTTCGACTACCGCTTAACCAGGTGGGGTCTTTGAACCGAATTAAAAAAGAATCTTCCCGGCTTGAACAAAAATATGAACGAATTCCTTCAGCTAATGAGATTGCTGAATCGCTGGAAATTCCTGCATATAAAATTGATGCAGCGCTGAAAATCAGCACCAAAACGATTTCGGTAGATGCTCCATTAACACATGATGAGGATGTGAATTTCCTGGATATGTATATAAATGAAGAACAACCTGTGACGGATAGTGGACTCATGCGCGAGTCTCTTGCTAAAGAAATTCAACGTTCATTGTCGACTCTTTCGGAAAAAGAAAGAGATGTTATTAATCTGTACTATGGCATTGGAATGAACCACGGACTGACACTCGAAGAAATCGGTGCTAAATTTGATCTGACTCGTGAACGTGTCAGACAGATCAAAGAAAAAGCTATTCGCCGTCTCAAACACGCATCCCGAAGCCGCCTCCTTAAAGCCTATCTGGGACAATAA
- a CDS encoding trypsin-like peptidase domain-containing protein: MKKYLGFVVSAFLGAVVAIFIFQAISDKDAKVNFPAQAGESKLPVHLTSQPVAYSPQVLLDFTEAAGKTINTVVHIKTEYSRQSGTNNYFFDWRDFFGYPDDGSGQEPSYAAGSGVIISQDGYIVTNNHVVENADAIQVVLNDKKTYKAQLIGKDPSTDLALIKIDAVGLPFITYGNSDDLKVGEWVLAVGNPFNLTSTVTAGIVSAKARNINILQSPDGTSAIESYIQTDAAVNRGNSGGALVNIKGELVGINSAIASGTGYYAGYSFAIPSSIVKKVVSDLLEYGEVQRALMGVQIRDIDSDLANQVGITKLNGVYVNGVTNNGSAKEAGIESGDIITSIDNTPVNSSSELLAIVGTKHPGDEVLVTVNRNNNEKNFRLVLRNIQGNTGIIKKEDVNIISMLGATFEPVTTNDKKKLSLEYGLKIIDIKKGKLSDAGIGDGFIITRIDRRPMRTVDDLREVLSNVSDGILIEGIYPNGMRAYYGVGL; the protein is encoded by the coding sequence ATGAAAAAGTATCTTGGATTTGTGGTTTCTGCTTTTCTGGGAGCTGTCGTTGCAATTTTTATTTTTCAGGCAATATCTGATAAGGATGCTAAGGTTAATTTTCCAGCGCAAGCTGGAGAATCGAAATTGCCAGTACACCTGACTAGCCAGCCTGTAGCTTATAGCCCTCAGGTCTTGCTTGATTTTACTGAGGCAGCCGGTAAAACAATTAATACTGTTGTGCATATAAAAACAGAATACTCAAGACAAAGTGGAACTAATAATTATTTTTTCGACTGGAGGGATTTCTTTGGATATCCAGATGATGGCAGTGGCCAGGAGCCATCATATGCTGCCGGATCTGGTGTGATCATTTCACAGGATGGATATATCGTTACTAATAATCATGTCGTTGAGAATGCTGATGCCATTCAGGTTGTTCTTAACGATAAAAAAACTTATAAAGCTCAACTTATTGGAAAAGATCCGTCCACTGATCTGGCATTGATTAAAATTGACGCCGTAGGGTTGCCTTTTATTACTTATGGAAACTCAGACGATTTGAAAGTTGGTGAATGGGTTCTGGCAGTTGGTAATCCTTTTAACCTTACTTCAACGGTTACAGCCGGTATAGTCAGCGCTAAAGCCAGAAATATTAATATTCTTCAATCACCTGATGGTACATCCGCAATTGAATCATATATTCAAACAGATGCCGCTGTCAATAGAGGAAATAGTGGGGGAGCTCTCGTCAATATAAAAGGCGAGCTTGTGGGCATAAATTCTGCCATAGCTTCCGGAACAGGATATTATGCTGGATATTCCTTCGCAATTCCTTCAAGTATTGTTAAAAAAGTTGTATCCGATCTACTTGAATATGGTGAAGTGCAGCGTGCACTAATGGGAGTGCAAATCAGAGATATTGACAGTGATCTTGCCAATCAGGTTGGTATCACTAAGCTTAATGGCGTTTATGTTAACGGAGTTACGAATAATGGTTCGGCAAAAGAAGCGGGTATCGAATCTGGTGACATTATTACCAGTATCGACAACACTCCTGTCAATAGCTCATCTGAACTGTTAGCTATTGTTGGTACTAAGCATCCCGGAGACGAAGTATTAGTCACTGTCAACAGAAATAATAATGAAAAGAATTTCCGTCTTGTGCTACGGAATATACAGGGTAATACTGGCATAATCAAGAAGGAAGATGTAAATATCATCTCTATGCTTGGGGCAACCTTTGAACCTGTTACAACCAATGATAAAAAGAAACTCAGCCTGGAGTATGGACTCAAGATTATTGATATTAAAAAAGGTAAACTTAGTGATGCAGGTATCGGGGATGGATTTATTATCACCAGAATAGACAGGAGACCGATGAGGACAGTCGATGATCTGAGGGAAGTATTAAGTAATGTGTCGGACGGTATATTAATTGAAGGCATTTATCCCAACGGAATGAGAGCATATTATGGTGTCGGTTTATAA
- the dapF gene encoding diaminopimelate epimerase, with translation MIIPFYKFHGTGNDFVIIDNRSAKFEDDGKIVSYLCDRRFGIGADGLILLNTSTGFDFEMVYYNSDGNVGTMCGNGGRCIVALAHRLGIIDTRAKFKATDGAHIAVIKDISKLDIVVNLKMKDVSHFEDQGDHFIIDTGSPHYVKFVHNLALLDVYNEGKTIRHSSKFITNGINVNFVEVQNENIFVRTFERGVENETLSCGTGIIASVLAHSIKNKIKRSPFPVRTLGGNLNIYFKRGRSNFYDIWIEGPAVLVYKGQIRY, from the coding sequence ATGATCATTCCTTTTTACAAATTTCATGGCACAGGTAATGATTTTGTCATTATTGACAATAGGTCAGCCAAATTTGAGGACGACGGAAAAATTGTCAGTTATTTATGTGACAGGCGATTTGGTATTGGAGCGGATGGGCTGATTCTGCTGAACACATCCACCGGCTTTGATTTTGAAATGGTATATTATAATTCTGATGGTAACGTAGGCACTATGTGCGGTAATGGAGGCCGTTGCATAGTGGCCTTAGCTCATCGTCTGGGAATAATTGATACTCGTGCGAAATTTAAAGCGACAGATGGAGCACATATCGCTGTCATCAAAGACATTTCAAAACTTGATATCGTTGTCAATCTGAAGATGAAAGATGTCAGTCATTTTGAGGATCAGGGTGATCATTTCATTATCGATACGGGTTCACCCCATTATGTAAAATTTGTTCATAATCTGGCTCTCCTGGATGTGTATAATGAAGGGAAAACGATTCGTCACAGCTCAAAATTCATAACAAACGGAATCAATGTGAACTTTGTCGAGGTTCAGAACGAAAATATCTTTGTCAGAACCTTTGAAAGAGGTGTCGAGAATGAAACTTTATCATGCGGAACAGGTATAATAGCTTCAGTACTTGCACACAGTATAAAAAATAAGATAAAAAGATCGCCGTTTCCGGTCAGGACATTAGGAGGGAATTTAAATATTTACTTTAAACGAGGGCGCAGTAACTTTTATGATATCTGGATAGAAGGACCTGCAGTTTTAGTTTACAAGGGACAAATCAGGTATTGA
- a CDS encoding GNAT family N-acetyltransferase — MAGKNIVLRAPEPADIDLLFEWENERSIWQISNTLTPFSRFVLEQYLMNAHLDIYTNKQLRLMIDRIADSHPIKTIGTIDLFDFDASHHRAGIGILICKDEQGKGYASEAIEMIIDYSNDFLQLHQLYCNIASDNTKSLNLFKKHKFEIVGLKKEWLYIHNHWKDEYMLQRIIKKSAGVTL, encoded by the coding sequence ATGGCTGGAAAAAACATTGTACTCCGCGCACCTGAGCCAGCAGATATCGATCTCCTCTTTGAATGGGAAAATGAAAGGTCTATCTGGCAGATCAGCAATACTCTAACTCCTTTTTCGAGATTCGTACTCGAACAGTACCTCATGAATGCCCATCTTGATATATACACTAACAAACAACTCCGGCTCATGATAGATCGGATAGCCGATAGCCATCCAATAAAAACTATAGGCACCATCGACCTGTTTGATTTTGATGCATCACATCACCGTGCCGGAATAGGAATACTGATCTGCAAGGATGAACAGGGAAAAGGATATGCCTCTGAGGCTATTGAAATGATAATAGACTACTCCAACGACTTTTTACAGTTGCATCAGTTATATTGTAACATAGCGTCAGATAACACCAAAAGCCTGAATCTTTTCAAAAAGCATAAGTTTGAAATCGTCGGGCTCAAAAAAGAATGGTTATATATTCATAACCATTGGAAAGATGAATATATGCTCCAAAGAATTATTAAAAAATCTGCTGGAGTGACTTTGTGA
- the mltG gene encoding endolytic transglycosylase MltG, translating into MPSYYHGKYGYHARKKKKRKFFVILLIIVLFIVIIPLTTTAYFAFRAFFNPNVWIKDGSPTSVYIPTNTSFDDLKTMLYSKGMIIHRRTFEWLSHFKDYDQHVKPGRYIVYPGMSNNELVRMLNAGEQTPVKVIINDIRTKEELAGHISKQIEADSVSLIQLMNAGEYIKQFGFTDQNILMMFIPNTYEFYWNTTASKFMERMNKEYSTFWNSERLAKLNQTGLSREEVTILASIIEKETNKNEEKPRIAGVYLNRLRKGWLLQADPTVVYAVGDFSIQRILYSHKEIDSPYNTYKIAGLPPGLICLPSIASIDAVLNFEKHNYFYFCARDDFSGYHDFSASYSQHLINAQRYQKALDRMDIRSR; encoded by the coding sequence ATGCCTTCATACTATCACGGTAAATACGGCTATCATGCAAGGAAGAAAAAGAAACGGAAGTTCTTCGTTATTCTCTTGATCATTGTCCTGTTTATTGTAATCATTCCCCTGACAACGACAGCTTATTTTGCTTTTAGGGCTTTTTTTAATCCTAATGTATGGATAAAAGATGGTTCTCCTACATCAGTCTATATTCCGACAAATACCAGTTTCGATGACCTAAAAACCATGCTATACAGTAAAGGGATGATCATTCACAGGAGGACATTTGAATGGCTGTCCCATTTCAAAGACTATGATCAGCATGTAAAGCCAGGCAGATATATCGTCTATCCCGGAATGTCAAATAATGAACTTGTAAGAATGTTGAATGCCGGAGAACAGACACCTGTGAAGGTTATAATTAACGACATCCGTACAAAAGAGGAACTTGCCGGGCACATTTCCAAACAAATAGAGGCCGATTCCGTATCCTTGATACAACTAATGAACGCTGGCGAATATATTAAACAATTCGGATTCACCGATCAGAACATATTGATGATGTTCATACCCAACACATATGAATTCTATTGGAATACAACCGCCAGTAAATTTATGGAACGGATGAATAAGGAGTATTCTACTTTCTGGAATTCTGAAAGATTAGCAAAGCTAAATCAGACAGGACTGAGCAGAGAAGAGGTCACAATTCTGGCATCCATTATCGAAAAAGAAACCAATAAAAACGAAGAAAAACCAAGGATAGCCGGTGTATATTTAAACCGGCTAAGGAAGGGTTGGCTATTACAAGCTGACCCGACTGTTGTATATGCTGTTGGGGATTTTTCCATACAAAGGATTCTTTACAGTCATAAAGAAATCGACTCACCATATAATACTTATAAAATTGCGGGGCTTCCTCCAGGACTTATTTGTTTGCCCTCAATAGCCTCTATCGATGCGGTATTAAATTTTGAAAAGCACAACTACTTCTACTTCTGTGCCAGGGATGACTTCTCTGGTTATCATGATTTTTCAGCATCCTATTCTCAGCATCTCATCAATGCCCAACGTTATCAGAAGGCATTGGACAGGATGGATATCAGAAGTAGATGA
- the ychF gene encoding redox-regulated ATPase YchF, giving the protein MSLKCGIIGLSGTGKTTIFNCMSSTKAATSRAAFSSSKSNLCVIPVPDNRLYAIDKIVKSAKITHATVEIVDIPGLAKGSSQSDGAGGKFLADIQQSDAIIHVLRCFDDDNLPHIEGSVDPVRDIEILDLELQVRDLDIINRKLPRLDKVAKAGDVEAKKSLEILHVLKQHLENFQSVRTAHIENEDKRFISDLFLLTDKPVVYVCNVDDASAVSGNFYVEKVREALKNQNTEVLVIAGKLEAEIAELENPDDRKAFLADAGLNEPGVDKLIRSAYKLLDLESFFTAAPKEVRAWTIHKGMTAQQAAGVIHSDMERGFIRAEVIKYDDFITFGSEHACKEAGKFWVEGKNYFVQEGDILHIRFNV; this is encoded by the coding sequence ATGTCACTTAAATGCGGTATTATTGGCCTGTCGGGTACGGGAAAAACAACAATATTCAATTGTATGTCAAGTACAAAGGCTGCTACTTCCCGCGCCGCTTTCAGCTCTTCCAAATCAAATCTGTGTGTGATCCCGGTACCTGATAACAGGTTATATGCTATTGATAAAATTGTCAAATCCGCTAAAATCACCCATGCTACAGTTGAGATCGTCGACATACCAGGCTTGGCTAAGGGATCTTCACAGAGTGATGGTGCAGGTGGAAAATTCCTTGCCGATATCCAGCAATCGGATGCAATTATTCATGTTTTAAGATGCTTTGACGATGATAATTTACCACATATTGAAGGATCGGTTGATCCGGTTCGTGATATAGAGATACTGGATCTCGAATTGCAGGTGAGAGATCTTGATATAATAAACCGTAAACTACCCAGGCTCGATAAAGTAGCCAAAGCCGGCGATGTGGAGGCAAAGAAAAGTCTCGAAATTCTTCATGTTCTCAAACAGCACCTCGAAAATTTCCAATCGGTACGCACTGCGCATATTGAAAATGAAGACAAGCGCTTCATTTCCGACCTGTTCCTGCTGACCGATAAACCTGTTGTATATGTGTGTAATGTCGACGATGCATCTGCTGTCAGCGGAAATTTCTATGTCGAAAAAGTGCGTGAAGCTTTAAAAAATCAAAATACTGAAGTGCTGGTCATCGCTGGCAAGCTGGAAGCAGAGATCGCCGAGCTGGAGAATCCGGATGACAGAAAAGCGTTTCTGGCCGATGCAGGATTGAATGAACCGGGGGTGGATAAGCTCATCCGGTCGGCTTATAAATTACTTGACCTTGAATCATTTTTTACTGCTGCCCCAAAGGAGGTAAGAGCCTGGACCATTCATAAAGGTATGACCGCCCAGCAAGCCGCCGGCGTTATTCATAGTGACATGGAACGCGGATTCATAAGGGCTGAAGTGATTAAATATGATGATTTTATCACATTCGGCTCTGAACATGCATGTAAAGAAGCTGGAAAATTCTGGGTCGAAGGAAAGAATTATTTCGTCCAGGAAGGCGATATCCTCCATATTCGGTTCAATGTCTAA